A single window of Ananas comosus cultivar F153 linkage group 17, ASM154086v1, whole genome shotgun sequence DNA harbors:
- the LOC109722913 gene encoding uncharacterized protein LOC109722913, with the protein MSDDRRSSTSSPRPLLRPSASSDAAAAAPSSSSSSSSRLLSAPSFAYNARVALALGPAAAFLLDLGGAPVFVLVAVWSTLVFSQLAFFFSAGAASFPLPLAALALLLCAETTFLIGVWASLQFRYIHIENPSIAAALERLLFACVPVAAPPLFTWAVVSALGIACVFYWLFSIPRPSSFNPRAKPDAPRSGSDSGILGPLECCLHTLYLLFVPVLFHVASHHSSLFASAASACDLFLLFFGPFLFQLYASTRGALWWVTRDAQQMHRIRVVNGAVAMVVVVVCLEIRVVFHSFGRYLHAPPPLNYLLVTVTMLGGASALGAYAVGMVGDAFSSAAFTALSILVSAAGAIVIGFPILFIPLPLISGFYLARFFTKKSLSSYFTFVALASLMVLWFVVHNYWDLNIWIAGMPLKSFCKYVVASVVMAMAVPGLALLPSKLRFLTELGLIGHTLLLCYIEDRLFNYATMYYFGFDEDVMYPSYMVFGTTFLGLALVRRLAVDHRIGPKAVWILTCLYSAKLSMLFITSKSVLWVSAVLLLAVSPPLLLYKDRSKGVSRMKVWQAYAHACVVAFSAWLCRETIFEALQWWNGKPPSDGLLLGSCILLTGIASIPIVALHFSHVQSAKRFLLLVVAVGLLFILMQPPIPLSWAFQSDLIKAAHQSNDDTSIYGFVTSRPTWPSWLLIATVLLTLSAVTNIIPVKYIVELRAFYAVAVGSTLGIYICVEYFTQAIILYPLLVATIVCASVFVVFTHLPSASSTRVLPWVFSLSVALFPVTYLLEGQLRAKSFSEGEEVDKFTTMLAIEGARMSLLGLYAAIFMLIALEIKFELASLLHEKAHERIASTQAHSARASGFPPKLRLIQQRRASAPPSFTIKKLAAEAAWMPAVGNVSTLLCFFICLILNVSLTGGSNRAIFFLAPILLLLNQDSDIFAGFGDRQRYFPVTLAISGYLVLTALYRIWEEVWRRDVGWGIEIGGPGWFYAVKNAALLILTLPNHILFNRFMWDYVKQTDSMLLLTVPLNLPSVLITDVLTIRVLGLLGVIYSLAQYLISRRIRVAGMKYI; encoded by the exons ATGTCCGACGACCGCCGGAGCTCCACCTCCTCCCCCCGCCCGCTCCTCCgcccctccgcctcctccgacgccgccgccgccgcgccatcctcgtcgtcgtcttccTCCTCGCGCCTCCTCTCGGCCCCCTCCTTCGCCTACAACGCCCGCGTCGCCCTCGCCCTCGGCCCCGCCGCCGCGTTCCTCCTCGACCTCGGCGGCGCCCCCGTCTTCGTCCTCGTCGCCGTGTGGTCCACCCTCGTCTTCTCCCAGctcgccttcttcttctccgccggcgccgcctccttccccctccccctcgccgccctcgccctcctcctctgcGCCGAGACCACCTTCCTCATCGGCGTCTGGGCCTCTCTCCAGTTCCGCTACATCCACATCGAGAACCCCTccatcgccgccgccctcgaGCGCCTCCTCTTCGCCTGCGTGCCCGTCGCCGCCCCGCCGCTCTTCACCTGGGCCGTCGTCTCCGCCCTCGGCATCGCCTGCGTCTTCTACTGGCTCTTCTCCATCCCCCGCCCGTCCTCCTTCAACCCCCGTGCCAAGCCCGACGCCCCGAGGTCCGGATCCGATTCCGGCATCCTCGGCCCCCTCGAGTGCTGCCTCCACACCCTCTACCTCCTCTTCGTCCCCGTCCTCTTCCACGTCGCCTCCCACCACTCCTCCCTtttcgcctccgccgcctccgcctgcgacctcttcctcctcttcttcggTCCCTTCCTGTTCCAGCTCTACGCCTCGACGCGGGGGGCTCTGTGGTGGGTCACGAGGGACGCGCAGCAGATGCACAGGATACGGGTTGTCAACGGGGCCGTCGCAATGGTGGTCGTCGTCGTCTGCCTTGAGATTCGTGTCGTCTTCCACTCTTTCGGGAGGTACCTGCACGCGCCACCCCCTCTGAACTATCTCCTCGTGACGGTGACGATGCTCGGGGGAGCGTCCGCCTTGGGAGCCTACGCGGTCGGAATGGTTGGGGACGCCTTTAGTTCCGCGGCCTTCACCGCACTGTCCATTCTTGTCAGTGCCGCTGGGGCCATAGTCATCGGGTTCCCCATATTG TTCATCCCGCTTCCCTTAATTTCTGGCTTCTATCTAGCGAGGTTCTTTACTAAGAAGAGCTTGTCGTCGTACTTCACCTTTGTTGCACTGGCGAGCTTGATGGTCCTATGGTTTGTTGTGCATAATTACTGGGATCTCAATATTTGGATAGCAGGCATGCCTTTAAAGTCCTTCTGCAAGTATGTGGTTGCGAGTGTGGTCATGGCCATGGCTGTTCCCGGTTTGGCTCTACTTCCATCAAAGCTGCGCTTTTTAACCGAACTTGGTCTTATTGGTCACACATTATTGTTGTGCTATATAGAGGACCGTCTCTTCAACTATGCTACCATGTACTATTTTGGATTTGATGAGGATGTGATGTATCCCAGTTACATGGTTTTTGGTACCACTTTCTTGGGTCTGGCTCTTGTGAGGAGGTTGGCTGTAGACCATAGGATTGGACCGAAAGCTGTTTGGATCTTGACTTGTCTTTATTCCGCTAAACTGTCAATGCTGTTTATCACATCAAAGTCTGTTCTGTGGGTCTCAGCTGTTTTGCTGTTAGCTGTTTCTCCTCCGTTGCTTCTCTACAA GGACAGATCGAAAGGCGTGTCAAGGATGAAGGTGTGGCAAGCCTATGCTCATGCATGTGTTGTAGCCTTTTCTGCCTGGTTATGCAGGGAAACAATCTTTGAAGCTCTGCAATGGTGGAACGGAAAGCCTCCATCAGATGGTCTTCTTTTGGGTTCTTGTATTCTTTTGACAGGAATTGCCTCTATACCAATTGTTGCTCTTCACTTTTCTCATGTCCAG tCTGCAAAGAGATTCCTCCTCCTTGTTGTGGCTGTCGGCCTACTATTTATATTAATGCAGCCTCCTATCCCACTATCATGGGCGTTCCAATCTGACTTAATCAAAGCCGCACATCAATCCAATGATGATACGTCAATATACGGCTTTGTGACCTCTAGGCCTACATGGCCCTCATGGCTACTCATAGCAACCGTTCTACTCACATTATCCGCTGTCACTAACATCATCCCTGTTAAATACATTGTCGAATTGAGGGCTTTCTATGCTGTGGCTGTTGGAAGCACATTGGGCATCTATATCTGCGTAGAGTACTTCACCCAGGCCATAATTCTCTACCCTCTTCTCGTGGCGACCATTGTTTGTGCTTCAGTTTTTGTTGTATTTACACATTTGCCCTCTGCATCAAGCACTAGGGTTTTGCCATGGGTGTTCTCTCTGTCGGTCGCACTCTTCCCCGTTACCTACTTACTTGAAGGACAACTAAGAGCAAAGAGCTTTTCGGAAGGTGAAGAAGTAGATAAATTCACTACCATGTTGGCTATTGAAGGGGCTAGAATGTCACTTTTAGGGCTCTATGCTGCGATATTCATGCTGATCGCGTTAGAGATCAAGTTCGAGCTGGCCTCGCTGCTGCACGAGAAAGCCCATGAAAGAATTGCATCAACGCAAGCCCATTCCGCCCGTGCTTCTGGCTTCCCACCGAAGCTGCGGCTTATCCAGCAAAGAAGGGCTTCTGCTCCCCCATCCTTCACAATCAAAAAGTTAGCGGCAGAGGCAGCATGGATGCCGGCCGTGGGCAATGTATCGACCCTCCTGTGCTTCTTTATCTGTCTTATACTTAACGTGAGCCTGACTGGTGGGTCCAACCGGGCTATATTTTTCCTAGCACCCATACTTCTGCTTTTAAACCAGGATTCAGATATTTTTGCTGGATTTGGGGATAGACAACGGTATTTCCCCGTTACGCTCGCCATTTCTGGGTATTTGGTTTTGACTGCATTGTATAGGATATGGGAGGAGGTGTGGCGCAGAGATGTTGGGTGGGGGATTGAGATTGGTGGTCCCGGATGGTTCTATGCAGTGAAAAACGCCGCCCTTCTCATCCTCACACTTCCGAACCACATTCTGTTCAATCGGTTTATGTGGGATTATGTGAAACAGACTGATTCGATGCTGCTGCTGACGGTGCCGCTCAACTTGCCGTCGGTCTTAATAACGGATGTACTTACcattagggttttggggttgTTGGGGGTTATTTATTCACTTGCCCAGTACTTAATATCGAGGCGGATAAGAGTTGCAGGAATGAAGTACATATAA